From the genome of Campylobacter suis, one region includes:
- a CDS encoding 4Fe-4S dicluster domain-containing protein, whose amino-acid sequence MNSTCSSRRSFLAMAGTFVAATALKAAPSKFAKTKGERYAMVIDLTRCVGCQSCTLNCSMENDTPAGGFRTIVSEYEAATKDKKRGFIASLPRLCNHCEKPACIDVCPTGSSCQQNNGIVKINTAECIGCMQCVDACPYGARFLNEEILKVDKCTFCDHRLRAGLLPSCVETCVGGSRIIGDLNDENSTIRKFLATHKTMVLDSPKNTHPQVFYYGVSEILAMNNEAKAAKNGYKKVISW is encoded by the coding sequence ATGAACTCAACCTGTAGTTCGCGTCGCTCATTTTTAGCGATGGCTGGGACATTTGTAGCTGCTACTGCCCTAAAAGCAGCTCCTAGTAAATTTGCTAAAACCAAAGGTGAGCGCTACGCTATGGTTATAGATCTTACTAGATGTGTGGGCTGTCAAAGCTGTACGCTAAATTGCTCAATGGAAAACGACACGCCAGCTGGCGGTTTTCGCACTATAGTAAGCGAGTATGAGGCGGCGACTAAAGATAAAAAAAGAGGCTTTATAGCATCCTTGCCTCGTCTTTGTAATCACTGTGAGAAGCCAGCCTGTATCGATGTTTGTCCGACTGGTTCAAGCTGTCAGCAAAACAACGGTATAGTAAAGATAAATACTGCTGAATGTATCGGCTGTATGCAGTGTGTGGATGCTTGCCCGTATGGTGCTAGGTTTTTAAATGAGGAAATTTTAAAAGTAGATAAGTGCACATTTTGCGATCATAGGCTTCGTGCTGGGCTGTTGCCAAGTTGCGTGGAAACTTGTGTTGGTGGTAGCCGCATAATAGGCGATCTAAACGATGAGAACTCAACGATTAGAAAATTTTTAGCCACACACAAAACAATGGTTCTTGATAGTCCTAAAAATACCCATCCACAAGTATTTTACTATGGTGTAAGTGAAATTTTAGCTATGAATAATGAAGCTAAGGCTGCCAAAAATGGCTATAAAAAAGTAATAAGCTGGTAA